GGCTATCGGCGCTCTAGCTGGTGCCGCTGGTGGCGCTGTTATTTCTAAAGCAACTGGTGGAGATAACACCGGTCGTGATGCAGCTATTGGTGCTGCACTAGGTACGGGTGTTGGTTATTACATGGAGCGTCAGGCTAGACAGCTTGAGCAACAAATGGCTGGTAGTGGCGTCACTGTTACCCAGAATCCTAATGGCAACATTGATCTAGTAATGCCAGCCAATATCACTTTCTCATTTGATGATGCAACATTGAGCTCAGGTTTTAAGCCAACGCTTGATAAGCTTGCCTCTACGATGAATCAGTATAACCAAAACTCCATTACTATTGCGGGTCATACTGACAGTAAAGGTTCAGCGTCTTATAACCAAGGTCTATCACGTGACCGTGCTTATTCAGTCGCGAATTACTTAACGGCACGCGGCGTATCTTCTAGCCGTATTAATGTTGTCGCATATGGCGAATCTCGTCCAGTTGCTGATAACAATACTGATTATGGCCGCCAGCAAAACCGTCGTGTTGAATTAACCATTAATACGCCACAAAGCGTAAACTAAGAATTAATGATTAAGAACTAGCTACTAAAAGCTAGGCTTAAGAAGTTATATTCACTAAGAAGGTCAGCACTGCGCTGGCCTTTTTTTATGCCTTAAAAAAAGCCTTAATAAAATATTTATCAAGTGAAGAGGACCTAAAATAAAGCTAGGCGTACTAAGAATAAATTTGCATAAAACGTAAAGAGTTTAATTTAAGTTTGATAATCGTTATCAATAGCATTATAATTCGCATAATCTCAATGTTACACCATTATTAATGTACTTTTGCCATTTCTTACTTGATAAATCCCCTTAAGGACGCGTATGAACATCACCACAGTGACGAGCCGCAAGATCCTACCCACCACTTTAGCGGTTGCACTTGCAGGACTGTTAATGGTTACGGGTTGCACCAAGCAGACTAATGAGGACGCCGTCGCTACCGATACGCAAACAGCGGTTCAATCCGATTCAGGTACCAATAAGTCAACTACTGAACAGGCCAGTATCGATAGATTGATGCTAAGCCATGTAGATATGGTACATGCCGCTTATAAAGATTCATTAGATACGGCTAAGATATTACGAACAGCGGTAGATACCTATGTAGATACGCCCACCCAAGCGAATATTGATGCAGCAAAAGCGGCTTATAAAGCAGCGCGTCAGCCATACTCACAAACTGAAACTTTCCGTTTTGATGAAGGGTTTGTTACCGCTGATGACCAACGTGCGATCAGCAGTATTGATGAATGGGAAGCTCAGATAAATGCATGGCCACTTGACGAGGCATTAATCGATTACGTCAGTGACAGTTATGCGGGCGAGTATAATAGTAAAGACAACATCATCAATAGCGATAGCATTACTGTTAATAGCTCGAAGCAAGACACCAAAACTATTACTCCTGAGCTATTGGCAGCAATGAATGAGATCGGTGGCAGCGAATCCAATGTCACCACCGGTTATCATGCGATTGAGTTTTTGTTATGGGGTCAAGACACCAATGGCGTTGCCGAAGGTGCCGGTAATCGTCCAATCAGCGATTATATGACTACAGATAATAAATGTACTAGTGGCGAGACCGTCAATACAGATGTGAGTGTTTGTAATCGTCGTGGTCAGTATCTAAAAGCAGTGACTCAACTGTTGGTCAATGATTTAACTGCGATGGAAGCCCAGTGGCAGCCTGAAAGTGAACACACTTTACGTAGCGATATGATGGCACGTAAAGATAATAACGCCATGCGCCAAATCATGTACCAAATGGGTAGTTTAGCGCTAGGAGAGCTGGCTTCTCAGCGTATGCAGGTCGCCTTTGTTACCGGTTCAACAGAAGATGAGCATGAGTGCTTTAGTGATTTGACGCATTTAAGCTACGCTAATAATGCTCTGGGTATTCAAAACGTCTTTAATGGCAGCTATAAAACGGTCGCTGGTGAGTCAGTCGGTGGCTATGGTATCAAGAATTATTTGATAGATACTGACCATAAAGACGCTGCCGACAAGCTGGTTATGGACTTTAAAAAAGTAGAAGATGCTTTTAATGTAATCGTAGCCAAAGGCGAAAAAGAAAATATCAAGGTCGATCAAATGATCGCTACCGTCGGACAAGTGAGTGAGCAAGGTATCTCTGCTGAAGAACAAAATATTCGTCGTGGCTGGATCGAGAACGGCATCACTAGCTTGCAGGAGCTGACTTCTGGGATTGAGAATGCGGCAAAAGTGGTCGGCATTGACAATCTAGATGCTGATGCTGGCTAACAGTCTTAAGTTGTTTTTTGTTATTTAGCGACTGTTTATTATCTAACGACTGTCTGTTATCTAACGACTGTTTGTTATCTAACGACTCTAGGCTTGGCGGTATAAGATCGGTTGTATATTATTAGTCTGTACTAAATTTGAATGGCTAATGAGTCACATTAGTCTAATGAGAATGATTTTCATATCAGTAAGATTTAGGTATAATAGCCACGTTGTTAATAATGGTTGGTAGCGTGTTTTTTATACCACATTAAGATAACCTGATAGCCCAGGGCATAGACAGCTCTGATATACAGACAGCTCTGGTATATCGACTAAAAGTGAAAAACTTTATAGCATGCGATTTTAATAGTTCTATATTAGAGCTAAGGTAATTTTTTATGAAGGCTATGAACGTCATGAAAGCTATTAACGCGATGAAAGTTACGTTATCAGGTTTTGTCTGCCTTTCTTCAACACCACATATTTCGTCACCCAAGCTTGCGCTAAGCGTGCTATGTGCGCTATCCATAAGTGCCTGTCAACCATCAGACAGTGCGACGAATACCAATCAAACTCAAGCGGTATCAGCTGAGCGCACGCAAACCATTGAAGCACTGGCTGGCGTGCCGATGCAACAGCTAGCCACCTTTGATCCGCAAGAGGTTAAGCAGGGCGGTGACACAGGCGTTACTATTACTAGCGCTGAAAGTTATTCTAAACCGTCATCAAATTTGACGGCCTCGCGAAAGGGAGATTTCTTTATTGGCAATGCCTTTTTTAGCCAACCGTGGGTGATGGCCCCTGCCAGTACGGATAGTCGTGATGGACTCGGGGGGCTATTTAACGTTGCGGCTTGTCAGTCGTGTCATGTGAAAGACGGACGTGGTCATGCTCCAATGAATACTGAAGATGATGCGGATAGTTTATTGGTCCGTCTTGCTATGCCAGCGACTACCGATGAGCAGCGGCAACAGTTGCAGAACTCTCTGATAGAAAAAGTTGCCCATCCAGTCTATGGTGGTCAATTGCAAGATCGCGGCATTCAGGGCGTACCGGCAGAAGCGCAAATTGCCGTGCAGTGGACAGATAAGCTGGTCACTTTTGCAGATGGTCATATCGAGACTTTGCGTGCGCCGACCTTCAGCTTGACCAAACCTGGTTACGGCGCATTTGATGATGAGCTGATGGTGTCACCACGCATTGCACTACCGATGATTGGACTTGGTTTACTAGAGCAAATACCTGACGAGGACATCAAAAAACAGGCCGTCAGTAATAATAAAAATGCTGATAACAATGCAAGCAGTATCCGCGGTAAGTTTAACTGGGTGATGGATCCAAAGACAGGCAAGTTGGCGTTGGGTCGTTTTGGTTGGAAAGCGGGACAAACTAAGATTTTGACGCAAAACCAAAGTGCTTTCAGTGAAGATATGGGTCTGACCTCAAATATTCGACCTCATGAATCTTGTATGCCTGCGCAAACCGCTTGCCTTGATGCGACCACTGGCGCCGATGAACAAGGCAACGGTAAGCCGCCCGTTGAAGTGAACGATGAAATCGCTAAGTTCGTAGAATTTTACACTCGTAATTTAGCAGTTCCAAATCGACGTAATGCTGATGATACCGTGGTATTAGCTGGTAAAAAGCGTTTTTATGACATGGGCTGCCAAAGTTGCCATACTCCAAGATATCAGCTACCAAAGACTAATGACGATAATATTGAGCAGCACGGACAAGTCATTTATCCTTATACCGATTTGCTGCTACATGATATGGGCGATGACTTAGCGGATCGTACTATCGCGGGTAAGCTACCGCCGAAAGATGCACAAGTGGAATTTTTAGCCAACTCTTATGAATGGCGCACGCCGGCACTGTGGGGTATTGGCCTGGCGCAAACCGTTGATCCTCAAGCTACCTTCTTACATGATGGCCGCGCTCGTACTTTGATGGAAGCAGTATTGTGGCATGGTGGGGAAGCTGCTAAGCAGCAACAAAAAGTGCTCAAATTGGATAAACAAGGTCGGACTGAACTCAATGCATTTTTAAAATCATTGTAATAGTGGGACAGATTCACTATTGAGGCAGACTTACTATTAATACAGATTCATGATCAATCGTTAAACACATTGATGAGATTAGCCGCCTCATTTACTAATTGATGTAAATATTGAGACAATACCGAGAAAGTTATGAAAAAGAACCATGCTTTAGCTATGGCGCTATCTGCATTAAGTGCGGGATTATTGATCAGCTGTGTTAAACCTGCTGATGACAATAAAGCGCTTGATAGTGACGGTCAAAAAGTAGTGCAAGAGTCTACAGCGACCAGTGCTACTAACAACACAACGGCTAATAAAAGTATCAATGAAAGTGCTAATGCCGACCCAATTGTTCCAGTAGTTATTAGCCCTGCGACTGCAGAAACTTATCTGACTCACGTTGCCGATAATATTATCATTCCAGCTTATACGGATGCCACAAAGCAAAGTGCTCTGCTACACAGTCTGGCACAACAGCATTGTCAGAAAGTGCCAGTCGGCGGTGATGAGTTACAAGTACTACGTGATCAGTGGTTAGTTTTAGCTCAAGCATGGTCAAGTGCGGAGATGATCAATTTTGGTCCAGCGACCGCCAGCATGAGTGATTTATATATAAACTATTATCCTGATGAGCGCGGTCTGGTGCATAGCGGCGTCGCTGAACTCATCGCTGCCAATCCCACATTGACGCCTAAGCAACTTGCCAACCAAAGCGCTATTGTTCAAGGTATACCCGGCTTAGAAGAAGCACTATATGCTAATGATAGTCTAGACACTGGTCAGTGTGCCTATGTTATTAGCGCCAGTAGCGCATTAAGCACGCGCTTAAAAGATATTGAAAAAAACTGGCAAGAGAATGCGACAGATTTATTGGCGATTGATAAAACTGCAGATAGCGATCAAGGATTGAACCAATGGTTTAACTCTCTGCTGTCATTGATTGAGAATATGAAATCTATTGCGATAGATCAGCCGCTAGGTCTGACAGGCAAAGCGAAAGGTCATTTGCCAGCAGCAACTGCGGGTCAAAGTCGCGTCATTATCAATGCTAAATTAGCCACCTTAAATAAAGCCCTGACAGATCCGGTACTAACGGCCATGCTTGCTAGTAATAATAACAGTGAAATTGGTGATAATCTATCGACGGTACTTGCCGAAACCACAACCTTGCTAGCACAGATGCCAGAAGATTTAGCAACCGCAGACAAGGCAACACAGCAAGCGTTATATGATCATCTAACGACCGTCACGCGCCTACTTAAACGCCAGCTAATTCCGACATTAGGTATTCGTGTGGGCTTTAACAGTACTGATGGCGATTAAATAGCTGACATTGAATGACTGATTGTTAAGCGATCGACAAGCAGATAAAAGCTATAGCAACTAAGGGTCTTAACACTATGGATAAGCGTACTACAGGTAAACCTACTACCTATGAGCTGCTGACCGCTTCAGCACTAACTGCGCTTGGTACCACTCTAGGAACTCTGCTAGGAACTCTGATAGGCACCACAACCCTAGTTGGGCTACATCATCGATATCGTAAGCAGCAGCAACCAGATGCGCGTTTGCAAGATTATTTGACTGGGTTGCGTAAGGTACCTTCTGCTATAAATTTTCAGCTGCATGATTTATCGCGTTCTGAGCATCTTGACCGCTTAAAGTATGTTTGTCAGCAAGCTGTACAGGCTTATCAAAGCTATCCGAATGGTGGTCATTCTAACAAAAGCTATCCTAGCTATGACAACGATAAAACTGATCCCGACGAGGCTACAGCTAAGCTAGCCCTACACACTACTACCATGCTGGCAGGTTCTGTATGTTGGGTCAGTGGGGTGGCATCCATGCCGCAAGCGGCTGCGACTACAGATGATAGCGATAATGGTTTTGGTGTGGTCGGTATCGATGCCGATCGTCAGATTGTCTGGCAGACGACTATGCCAGAGCGCGTTCATGATATTGTCGTGCAGCCCGATGTTGAGGATACTAGTGATCAGGTCAGTAATGGTAATAAGAAGGCTGCTTGCCGCGATGTCGTGGTCATGGGTCGACGCCCTAGCGAAGGGTTTTGGGTATTAGATACGGCTACAGGACAAGTAAAGCATGCTATCAAATCAGCTGTTGATAGACATTTTTATGGTCATGCCTGCTATAGCCTAGACGGTCAATTACTCTATGTGACCGAAAATGATACCGTAAGTTTAGCGGGTAAAATTGGTATCTACGATGCCAGTTGTGACTATCAAAAAGTCGCTGAATTTGACTCGCATGGTATTGGGCCACATGAGCTCATTATGCACCCTGATGGTGAGACATTAATTATTGCTAATGGTGGTATTAAGACTGAACGAGCCTCACGCGAGGAGTTGAACTTAGATACTATGCATCCCTCATTGGTTTATATTAACCGCCAAGATGGCCAGCTGGTTGAACAAGTTTTTCCTGAGCACAATCAAATGAGCGTGCGTCATCTAGCTGTGCATAACGACGGAACAGTAATGGTTGGCATTCAGTTCCAGGGCGAAAAGCATATTAATGTCCCTTTAGTACTGACTCATAAGCGTGGTGACTCTGAGTTTAGTCCTCTAATCATGCCAGACAATCAATGGCAACGCTTCCATCAGTATATTGCTAGCGTGGTCGTTGATAGCCAACACAACTTACTGTGTGTGACCACACCGTTTGGGGGCTGTGCGGCTGTCTATGACTTAAGTACCCGCAAGCTTATTAGCGATGTGAATCTACCGGACTGTGCAGGGGCGTCTGTGTTACGCAGCAGTGAGAGTTATAATGTTCAAGCCAATCACAATAAAGCCAATCGCAATAAAAATAGTGATCCTAAAAACACGGATTTTAAAGCTAATAATCTCAAAATGAATGACTTTGACTTTGGCAACATTGAAACCGATGAAAATATAGATAGTGGTAAGCAAGCTGGTTTTATTATTAGTGATGGCCTAGGTCAATTGACTGCTTTGCAAGTGACGGGATCAAATGCAATTGGCTTAAATGCAATTGGCTTAAAGACAGCTGCTGTAGATAGCGAACAACAGTCAAATCAGCGCGTGACCAAAGACAGCAAGCTACATATGATGTCCTTTGATAATCACTTGCAAGCGCTATAGTGAGAGTGTAATGATAAAGGTTGCGAATAATCTATGGAACCCTTGAGCCTGCCACAAAAGTACGTTCATCCTTTATTGGACAGTGCTGTGCACTGTTTGGCTCAAGCCGGCATCACCCTACAGGTTACCCCAAAGCGGGTTAAAAATATCAATTTTCGTCTCAAGCCTTATCAATTAAGGGTATCAGTACCACTATCTATCAATGCGCTCCAAGTCGCGCAAGCCGTTGCTAGGCGTGTGTCATGGGCATTAGCATGTCACGAACAAGTTTTAGAGCAGCATAAGCGCAGACAGAAACACGGACAGCTGCCATCAGCTGATCCATCAACAGCCTCTACTGCCATCATGCTATGGGGTGAGTCGCAACCTTTTATGCTTAATGACCATGAAAAAACTGCCTATTATCGACAGCAATTATCCATCGTTATGCCTGAGCTATTTGATAAATGGCAACCGATTGTTGGTGCTGAAGCTCGCGAAATACGGATCAAAAAAATGCACACGCGCTGGGGCAGTTGTAATACGCGCGCTGGTCGTATATGGCTGTCCGTTCACCTTCCTGCTTATCCTATAGAGTGTACAGAATATGTGATTGTTCATGAGTTATGTCATTTACATCATGCCAACCATAGCCGCGCATTTTGGCAAACAGTAGCGACGGCGATGCCAGAATATAAGAAATGGCACGATATGCTGGCAGGAAAATCAGGAGTAATCGATAACACGGCCTAGACTGATTTTAGGTTTGGTTGGATAAATTAAAGCGATTTTAGATTAAATTAATTATAACGATACAAATCGTATCAAAAATACTGATATTATAGATAATATTGCTAGGTGCAAGGCTTAAACGATCCAGTCGAATATAATGGTAATCTAAGGGATCGATAATATAAGGGACGAATAGTGTATGGATAATGTCAATCAAGCTGATTTTTGGCAACAGCGTTATGAGCAGGACAGCATTGGCTGGGATATGGGTGAAATATCACCACCGCTTAAGGCTTATATTGACCAGCTACCCGAGTCGGCTAAGGATCAGGCCATTCTAGTGGCTGGAGCCGGCAATGCCTATGAGGTCGGCTACTTACATGAGCAAGGCTTCACCAACGTGACGTTAGTTGATTTTGCCCTTGCGCCGATTAAAGCCTTTGCTGAGCGTTATCCCAGCTTTCTGGCCGAATATCTAGTTTGTGCAGACTTTTTTGATTTATCACCGAGCCATTATCAGTTTGATTGGGTACTTGAGCAGACCTTTTTTTGTGCGATAGATCCTATACGCCGTGATGATTATGTACAGCAAATGGTTGCGCTACTGAAGCCTAAAGGTAAACTAACAGGTCTATTATTTGATAAGAATTTTGGCCGCGATCAGCCACCGTTTGGCGGTAGTGCCAATGAGTACCGTCAGCGTTTTGTTCCTTACTTTGATATTGAGATAATGGAGCCTTGCTATAATTCGTATCCCGCACGGCAGGGCAGTGAGTTGTTTATCAAGCTACTGGTAAAATAAGCGCAAAGATTGGATATTTTTTCGTGCTTACGACTCCAGACCAGCGGGGTAAGCGCTTAGCAAACACTAATTATAATTAATCAGCTGGCAAGGTATCTAGTGCTTATAGATGTCTTACCTCAAGACGTCCTAGCTATAGCTATCAAATACTGCATCGAGACCTGGTATTTGATAGCTCAGCAACAGTGTGATGCGTATATTATCGTCGCATAGCTTACTTGTACTATCCGCTAGCATGCTACATTTTTTACCTGATAGTCTTATTAGCTGCTACTTATCATCAGTAAGTCATAACTAACACGCTAGTCTTGATTGGCATTCTTTTCAAGAGCCTTCTTGAATACATCACCGAGCAAGTTGACATCATCGACCCGAGCATAATTTAGACGGGTAACAAAAGCGATATGACGATGTGGCCCTTTCTCTGCCAGTGGTACGGCAACAGCATTTTGGTTTTGTAGGTGTAATTGATTCAAGGCCATTTCTGGCACTAACGTCGTACCCATATTAGCCAGAGCCATTTGGATTAAGGTATTCAAACTGGCATCAGAAAAGCTTGATTTCATCTGTTCACGATCAAAATGACAGACCGATAGCGTCTGATCAGTTAGACAGTGACCTTCACCAAGTAACATCAAATTGGCTGTTGCCAGCTCGTCAGAATTAATGGCTTCAAGCTTGGCATGGTCATCGTCTTTTGGGAATACTGCAAAGAA
The sequence above is a segment of the Psychrobacter sp. PL19 genome. Coding sequences within it:
- a CDS encoding OmpA family protein, with translation MRNQIMILAVASGLALSGCVTDPNTGQQRINKTAIGALAGAAGGAVISKATGGDNTGRDAAIGAALGTGVGYYMERQARQLEQQMAGSGVTVTQNPNGNIDLVMPANITFSFDDATLSSGFKPTLDKLASTMNQYNQNSITIAGHTDSKGSASYNQGLSRDRAYSVANYLTARGVSSSRINVVAYGESRPVADNNTDYGRQQNRRVELTINTPQSVN
- a CDS encoding imelysin family protein, producing MNITTVTSRKILPTTLAVALAGLLMVTGCTKQTNEDAVATDTQTAVQSDSGTNKSTTEQASIDRLMLSHVDMVHAAYKDSLDTAKILRTAVDTYVDTPTQANIDAAKAAYKAARQPYSQTETFRFDEGFVTADDQRAISSIDEWEAQINAWPLDEALIDYVSDSYAGEYNSKDNIINSDSITVNSSKQDTKTITPELLAAMNEIGGSESNVTTGYHAIEFLLWGQDTNGVAEGAGNRPISDYMTTDNKCTSGETVNTDVSVCNRRGQYLKAVTQLLVNDLTAMEAQWQPESEHTLRSDMMARKDNNAMRQIMYQMGSLALGELASQRMQVAFVTGSTEDEHECFSDLTHLSYANNALGIQNVFNGSYKTVAGESVGGYGIKNYLIDTDHKDAADKLVMDFKKVEDAFNVIVAKGEKENIKVDQMIATVGQVSEQGISAEEQNIRRGWIENGITSLQELTSGIENAAKVVGIDNLDADAG
- a CDS encoding di-heme oxidoreductase family protein, encoding MKAINAMKVTLSGFVCLSSTPHISSPKLALSVLCALSISACQPSDSATNTNQTQAVSAERTQTIEALAGVPMQQLATFDPQEVKQGGDTGVTITSAESYSKPSSNLTASRKGDFFIGNAFFSQPWVMAPASTDSRDGLGGLFNVAACQSCHVKDGRGHAPMNTEDDADSLLVRLAMPATTDEQRQQLQNSLIEKVAHPVYGGQLQDRGIQGVPAEAQIAVQWTDKLVTFADGHIETLRAPTFSLTKPGYGAFDDELMVSPRIALPMIGLGLLEQIPDEDIKKQAVSNNKNADNNASSIRGKFNWVMDPKTGKLALGRFGWKAGQTKILTQNQSAFSEDMGLTSNIRPHESCMPAQTACLDATTGADEQGNGKPPVEVNDEIAKFVEFYTRNLAVPNRRNADDTVVLAGKKRFYDMGCQSCHTPRYQLPKTNDDNIEQHGQVIYPYTDLLLHDMGDDLADRTIAGKLPPKDAQVEFLANSYEWRTPALWGIGLAQTVDPQATFLHDGRARTLMEAVLWHGGEAAKQQQKVLKLDKQGRTELNAFLKSL
- a CDS encoding imelysin family protein — its product is MKKNHALAMALSALSAGLLISCVKPADDNKALDSDGQKVVQESTATSATNNTTANKSINESANADPIVPVVISPATAETYLTHVADNIIIPAYTDATKQSALLHSLAQQHCQKVPVGGDELQVLRDQWLVLAQAWSSAEMINFGPATASMSDLYINYYPDERGLVHSGVAELIAANPTLTPKQLANQSAIVQGIPGLEEALYANDSLDTGQCAYVISASSALSTRLKDIEKNWQENATDLLAIDKTADSDQGLNQWFNSLLSLIENMKSIAIDQPLGLTGKAKGHLPAATAGQSRVIINAKLATLNKALTDPVLTAMLASNNNSEIGDNLSTVLAETTTLLAQMPEDLATADKATQQALYDHLTTVTRLLKRQLIPTLGIRVGFNSTDGD
- a CDS encoding DUF1513 domain-containing protein, encoding MDKRTTGKPTTYELLTASALTALGTTLGTLLGTLIGTTTLVGLHHRYRKQQQPDARLQDYLTGLRKVPSAINFQLHDLSRSEHLDRLKYVCQQAVQAYQSYPNGGHSNKSYPSYDNDKTDPDEATAKLALHTTTMLAGSVCWVSGVASMPQAAATTDDSDNGFGVVGIDADRQIVWQTTMPERVHDIVVQPDVEDTSDQVSNGNKKAACRDVVVMGRRPSEGFWVLDTATGQVKHAIKSAVDRHFYGHACYSLDGQLLYVTENDTVSLAGKIGIYDASCDYQKVAEFDSHGIGPHELIMHPDGETLIIANGGIKTERASREELNLDTMHPSLVYINRQDGQLVEQVFPEHNQMSVRHLAVHNDGTVMVGIQFQGEKHINVPLVLTHKRGDSEFSPLIMPDNQWQRFHQYIASVVVDSQHNLLCVTTPFGGCAAVYDLSTRKLISDVNLPDCAGASVLRSSESYNVQANHNKANRNKNSDPKNTDFKANNLKMNDFDFGNIETDENIDSGKQAGFIISDGLGQLTALQVTGSNAIGLNAIGLKTAAVDSEQQSNQRVTKDSKLHMMSFDNHLQAL
- a CDS encoding M48 family metallopeptidase, coding for MEPLSLPQKYVHPLLDSAVHCLAQAGITLQVTPKRVKNINFRLKPYQLRVSVPLSINALQVAQAVARRVSWALACHEQVLEQHKRRQKHGQLPSADPSTASTAIMLWGESQPFMLNDHEKTAYYRQQLSIVMPELFDKWQPIVGAEAREIRIKKMHTRWGSCNTRAGRIWLSVHLPAYPIECTEYVIVHELCHLHHANHSRAFWQTVATAMPEYKKWHDMLAGKSGVIDNTA
- a CDS encoding methyltransferase domain-containing protein; the protein is MDNVNQADFWQQRYEQDSIGWDMGEISPPLKAYIDQLPESAKDQAILVAGAGNAYEVGYLHEQGFTNVTLVDFALAPIKAFAERYPSFLAEYLVCADFFDLSPSHYQFDWVLEQTFFCAIDPIRRDDYVQQMVALLKPKGKLTGLLFDKNFGRDQPPFGGSANEYRQRFVPYFDIEIMEPCYNSYPARQGSELFIKLLVK